The Pirellulales bacterium genomic interval AAGGCCACGACGGCGCTCGCCCACATCGCGGCCGATCAGCAAGCCATGACCGTCCGCATCGCGGAGCTCATTGACTCTCGGGGCGGGCGAATCGACTCCGGTTCTTTCCCAATGTATTTCACCGACACCAACCTGCTATCGCTTGATTTCATGCTGCGAGAGTTGGTGAAGCATCAAAAGCACGACATTGCGGAAATCGTGCGGATCGTCGCTATGTTGGGGGCTGATCGCGAGGCACGAGAACTGGCCGAGGAGATTCTGGGCAGCGAGCGAGCCCATCTCGAAGTCCTTGAAGATCTGGCCATTCAACCGGCGTAGCGTGGCCCTATGCGGCTGTTCGACTCTCACGCCCATTTGAACCAGAGCGATTTCGACGAAGATCGCCCGGCAGTGATCGAGCGCGCGCGCCAAGCAGGCGTGACATCGATCGTCACGGTCGGCTACAACGTTGCCTCTAGTGTGCAGAATGTCGAGATCGCGGCGACTTTTCCGGGCCTATTTGCCGCCGTGGGAATCCAACCCAACGATACGGTGCACGCCGGCGCGGATGACTGGCAGCGCATAGTAGACCTGGTCGCTGCGCCGCGCGTGGTGGCAATTGGCGAGACCGGACTGGACCGATATTGGGATACCTCCCCGCTGGAGTTGCAGCAGGATTATTTCGATCGGCATCTACGGCTGTCGCAGCAGACTGGTCTGCCGTTCATCGTCCACACGCGCGAAAGCGACGCCGAAGTACTGGCGATGTTGCGCGGGGCGCGCACACGTGGCCCGCTGTCAGGAGTAATGCACTCCTTCACGGGCAGCGAAGAGACGGCCGCCGAGTGCGTTTCTCTGGGGCTATACATTAGCTTTGCCGGCATGGCGACGTTCAAAAAATCCGACGCCTTGCGCGCGATAGCAGTGATGATTCCGGCCGATCGGATTTTGATCGAAACGGATTGTCCCTATCTCTCGCCGCATCCCTTGCGCGGCCGGCGGAATGAGCCTGCCCACCTGCTGCACACGGCCGAATGCCTGGCCGCGGTGCGCGGCGTCAGTCTCGAGGAGTTCGTCGCGCAGACAACGGAAAACGCATCCCGTTTGTTTCGTGTGACCTCAACATAAGTCGCATCGCAGATTAGGCACACGTCGCGTTGGCGGCCAATCCGTGCCGTCGCTGGCTAGCCGACCGGCTCGGTGCGTGGGCACGATCCAAGAATCTCGAACCGCAGGGTTTTCTTGGCCAAGGCCTGCAGCGCCCGGCGGACCTTCAGGTCGGACTCGTGGCCGTCCAACTCGATGAAGAACAGGTATTCGCCGTGGCTGATCGGAAACGATTCGATCCAGGTAAGATTCAAGCGGTTCCTTTTGAAGATATTGATCGCCTCGGCCAGCGAACCGGGGCGGTGTTCAATCTGGAACATGGCGGCGGTCTTATCCCGGCCCGACCGTGCGGCGGCGTCGGCGCCAATGACTGCAAACCGGGTGATATTGTCTGGATTGTCCTCGATGCTTTCCGCGATGATCTCTAGCCCGTACTGAGCGGCTGCCTGAACGCTGGCGATGGCCGCGGCACCGGGCTTGTCGAAGGCGATTTGCGCGGCCGCCGAGGTGCTGGTGACTTCAATAGGGCGGGCCGTCGGTAAGTGTTTTGCCAACCAATTACGGCACTGCGACAGCGCCTGCGGCTTGCTGTAAACCTCGGACACTTCGCTACGCGGGCAACGTCCCAACAACGCATGATGAATTCGCAACTGAACCTCGCCACAAATGCGCACGCGCAGCCGCATGAACGTATCGAGCGTGTCGGCAATCCGGCCATCGGTGGAATTCTCGATCGGCACCAGTCCGTAGTCCGCCTGTTTACGATGTACCTCCTCGAATACGGCCGCGATCGATCCGACGGGGATAAGCTCGACACTTTGGCCAAAACGGTGCAGAGTCGCGATATGGCTATAGGTGTATAGGGGGCCGAGAAATGCGACACGCAATCGTCGTTCGAGCTGCCGCGATCCACTGATAATCTCGCGAAACACGGCGCGCATGCTGTCAGGGGAAAGAGGGCCCTTGCTCAGTTCCACGACGCGGGCCAGGATCTCTTCCTCGCGCCCCGGGACAAACACTGGCTGATGGGCTGCCTCTTTCAGCTTGCCGATTTCCAGCACGAGGTTGGCCCGTACGTTGATCTGCGCAATCAATTGGCGGTCGATGCGGTCGACC includes:
- a CDS encoding TatD family hydrolase translates to MRLFDSHAHLNQSDFDEDRPAVIERARQAGVTSIVTVGYNVASSVQNVEIAATFPGLFAAVGIQPNDTVHAGADDWQRIVDLVAAPRVVAIGETGLDRYWDTSPLELQQDYFDRHLRLSQQTGLPFIVHTRESDAEVLAMLRGARTRGPLSGVMHSFTGSEETAAECVSLGLYISFAGMATFKKSDALRAIAVMIPADRILIETDCPYLSPHPLRGRRNEPAHLLHTAECLAAVRGVSLEEFVAQTTENASRLFRVTST
- the pheA gene encoding prephenate dehydratase, with translation MAELRAAVDRIDRQLIAQINVRANLVLEIGKLKEAAHQPVFVPGREEEILARVVELSKGPLSPDSMRAVFREIISGSRQLERRLRVAFLGPLYTYSHIATLHRFGQSVELIPVGSIAAVFEEVHRKQADYGLVPIENSTDGRIADTLDTFMRLRVRICGEVQLRIHHALLGRCPRSEVSEVYSKPQALSQCRNWLAKHLPTARPIEVTSTSAAAQIAFDKPGAAAIASVQAAAQYGLEIIAESIEDNPDNITRFAVIGADAAARSGRDKTAAMFQIEHRPGSLAEAINIFKRNRLNLTWIESFPISHGEYLFFIELDGHESDLKVRRALQALAKKTLRFEILGSCPRTEPVG
- a CDS encoding ferritin-like domain-containing protein, giving the protein MAQVDSIDLLNRLFEIEHRSLLTYLTDACPWTHSGEEKATTALAHIAADQQAMTVRIAELIDSRGGRIDSGSFPMYFTDTNLLSLDFMLRELVKHQKHDIAEIVRIVAMLGADREARELAEEILGSERAHLEVLEDLAIQPA